The following proteins are co-located in the Ketogulonicigenium robustum genome:
- a CDS encoding 5,10-methylenetetrahydrofolate reductase, whose translation MTTAPLLRDFSIEVTPRSLRETPDIAKWLPRGTTVYIAHIAGTPIDDMVHAARRLRDLGFEPQPHLPARVIPSRAVFDTLLQRYTGEAGVRRALLLGGGPAAPAGPFDSANQLLDGGVFDRLGFTHLHFAGHPEGSPDLDPNGGTATADSALLTKHAFAQRTDARVALVTQFVFDAQPVINWSQRIAAMGIDVPIHVGVAGPAHAAILLRYGLACGIGPSLQVLRKRARDIRRFIWPMKPDAIVADLARHVAAHPASQIAQLHLFPLGGIKPAAKWAAGHIAQG comes from the coding sequence ATGACAACGGCGCCCCTTCTGCGCGACTTCTCGATCGAGGTGACGCCGCGGTCGCTACGCGAGACGCCCGATATTGCAAAATGGCTGCCACGCGGCACGACGGTCTACATCGCCCATATCGCGGGCACACCGATTGATGACATGGTGCACGCCGCCCGCAGGCTGCGTGACCTTGGGTTTGAACCGCAGCCGCACCTGCCCGCCCGCGTCATACCCAGCCGTGCAGTGTTCGACACGCTGCTGCAGCGCTATACGGGCGAGGCTGGCGTGCGCCGCGCACTGCTGCTGGGCGGCGGGCCCGCAGCGCCCGCGGGGCCTTTCGATAGTGCCAACCAGCTTCTTGATGGCGGGGTGTTCGACCGCCTCGGGTTCACCCACCTGCATTTTGCCGGCCACCCCGAAGGCAGCCCCGATCTGGACCCGAACGGCGGCACGGCCACCGCCGATAGCGCGCTGCTTACAAAGCACGCATTCGCCCAGCGCACCGATGCGCGGGTCGCGCTGGTGACGCAGTTCGTGTTCGACGCGCAGCCGGTGATTAATTGGTCGCAGCGCATTGCGGCGATGGGTATTGATGTGCCCATCCATGTCGGCGTTGCAGGCCCCGCGCATGCCGCCATATTGCTGCGCTACGGCCTTGCCTGCGGTATCGGCCCGTCGCTGCAGGTTCTGCGTAAGCGCGCCCGCGATATCCGCCGCTTTATCTGGCCAATGAAACCCGATGCGATCGTCGCCGACCTTGCGCGGCACGTGGCAGCGCATCCGGCCAGCCAAATTGCGCAGCTGCATCTTTTCCCGCTCGGCGGGATAAAACCCGCCGCCAAATGGGCGGCGGGTCATATTGCGCAGGGTTAG
- the hemG gene encoding protoporphyrinogen oxidase, which yields MSDQPETDVLIIGGGITGLAAAWTLAEAGKTVTLLEASDRIGGMMQTLREGDWQAEIGPNTLLARPALYETFQKLGLSDSVILANGAQAKRYIAKGGRLHALPRGPLGALASPLARPALPALLRDLRAKPSTEADESIAGFACRHFGAYVLRHFVDPFVSGTSGGDPARLSVRAVMPRLVAAETAGSGSVVRGMMAARRAPPAATMPDTWKRALVSFPQGMQQLPRRLAEKFQAAGGRMLTNCAVAHLTHNGGTWQVVDQSGQHHSAKHVLLATPAHITANLIEPHSLALADDLRAIPSAPMVALSLGFAAKDVGHTLDGFGGLIPRSEGRRTLGVLFASSQFPGRAPEGHHLLSIFLGGRQDDAIMALDDDTLVATALQDLRDMLDLRGAPQWVKIQRMPHAIPQYEVGHLALLQRIDSHMAGLARLSLAGSWRGGISVGDCLASGQAAAQAILDTPA from the coding sequence ATGTCAGACCAACCTGAAACCGATGTTCTGATCATTGGCGGCGGAATTACCGGACTTGCCGCCGCGTGGACACTGGCCGAGGCAGGCAAAACCGTCACGCTGCTCGAGGCATCGGACCGTATCGGCGGCATGATGCAGACCCTGCGCGAGGGGGATTGGCAGGCCGAGATCGGGCCAAACACCCTGTTGGCGCGCCCCGCCCTATATGAAACCTTCCAAAAGCTGGGCCTGTCGGACAGCGTCATTCTGGCCAATGGCGCGCAAGCCAAGCGCTATATAGCCAAGGGGGGGCGCCTGCATGCCCTTCCGCGCGGGCCGCTGGGCGCGTTGGCCAGCCCTTTGGCGCGCCCCGCCCTGCCCGCATTGCTGCGCGACCTGCGCGCAAAGCCCAGCACCGAGGCGGACGAGAGCATCGCCGGCTTTGCCTGCCGACATTTCGGGGCCTATGTGCTGCGGCATTTCGTCGATCCGTTCGTATCGGGCACATCGGGCGGTGATCCGGCGCGCCTGTCTGTGCGTGCTGTCATGCCCCGCCTTGTTGCCGCCGAAACCGCTGGCAGCGGGTCTGTCGTGCGCGGAATGATGGCCGCGCGGCGCGCCCCACCCGCAGCCACCATGCCGGACACATGGAAGCGGGCGCTTGTCAGCTTTCCCCAAGGCATGCAGCAACTGCCGCGCCGCTTGGCCGAGAAGTTTCAGGCCGCAGGGGGTCGTATGCTGACCAACTGCGCGGTGGCCCACCTGACCCATAACGGCGGCACGTGGCAAGTGGTGGACCAAAGCGGCCAACACCACAGCGCCAAGCACGTTTTGCTGGCCACCCCCGCACATATCACCGCGAACCTGATCGAGCCACACTCGCTGGCGCTTGCCGACGACCTGCGCGCCATTCCCAGCGCGCCGATGGTCGCCCTGTCGCTGGGGTTTGCCGCCAAGGACGTGGGGCATACGCTGGACGGGTTCGGCGGGCTGATCCCCCGCAGCGAAGGGCGCAGGACGCTGGGCGTGCTGTTCGCGTCCAGCCAGTTCCCCGGCCGCGCACCCGAGGGCCACCATCTGCTGAGCATCTTCCTCGGCGGCCGCCAGGACGATGCGATCATGGCACTGGACGATGACACGCTGGTTGCGACAGCCCTGCAAGACTTGCGTGACATGCTGGACCTGCGCGGCGCACCCCAATGGGTGAAAATCCAGCGCATGCCGCACGCCATCCCGCAGTACGAAGTTGGGCATCTTGCCCTGTTGCAGCGGATCGACAGCCATATGGCGGGGCTTGCCCGCTTGTCACTGGCGGGCAGCTGGCGCGGCGGAATCAGCGTCGGCGATTGTCTGGCCAGCGGACAAGCCGCCGCCCAAGCGATCCTCGACACCCCTGCGTGA
- a CDS encoding bile acid:sodium symporter family protein, whose product MSLSQIETALKRIGIDRYMMLLALTVLLASVFPARGGFADIVRGATYWAVSLLFFLYGAKLATQTIIAGFANWRLQLGCLVATFVLFPLLSLLVAPLAAAFLPAAVAVGLIYIGCMPSTVQSSIAFTSVSNGNVAGAVTAASVSNLLGVILSPLLLMALIPSAAVITIEPSAFWKIAQQILLPFVLGQLCRPFLAKPLNKYKLPTMIVDRGSILLIVYSAFSAGVVNGIWHKMPFAAFVALELLLIALLAVAMGLVIGAGRLAGMPKADLLSLFYVGSTKSLATGLPMAGILFAGQDVSLLILPLMLFHMTQLVVCAVLSQRVRV is encoded by the coding sequence ATGTCCTTATCGCAGATCGAAACAGCCCTGAAACGCATCGGCATCGACCGCTACATGATGCTTTTGGCCCTGACGGTGCTGTTGGCCAGCGTGTTCCCAGCCCGTGGCGGCTTTGCCGACATCGTGCGCGGGGCAACATACTGGGCGGTCTCGCTGCTGTTTTTTCTGTATGGGGCCAAGCTAGCCACCCAAACGATTATCGCGGGCTTTGCCAACTGGCGGCTGCAACTGGGCTGCCTGGTTGCGACATTCGTTCTGTTCCCGCTGCTGTCGCTGCTTGTGGCCCCGCTGGCGGCAGCGTTTCTACCGGCTGCAGTGGCGGTGGGGCTGATCTATATCGGGTGTATGCCGTCCACGGTGCAAAGCTCGATCGCGTTTACGTCGGTATCGAACGGCAATGTGGCGGGGGCGGTCACGGCGGCGTCGGTATCGAACCTGCTGGGGGTGATCCTCTCGCCGCTGCTGTTGATGGCGCTGATCCCCTCAGCGGCGGTCATCACGATCGAGCCGTCGGCATTTTGGAAAATCGCCCAGCAAATCCTGCTGCCCTTTGTTCTGGGCCAGCTTTGCCGCCCGTTTCTGGCCAAGCCGCTGAATAAGTACAAGCTGCCGACGATGATCGTCGACCGCGGGTCGATCCTGCTCATCGTCTATTCGGCGTTTTCGGCGGGTGTAGTGAACGGCATCTGGCATAAAATGCCCTTTGCCGCCTTCGTCGCGCTGGAACTGCTGCTGATTGCGCTGCTTGCCGTGGCAATGGGGCTGGTGATCGGCGCGGGCCGTTTGGCTGGCATGCCAAAGGCCGATCTTTTGTCGCTGTTTTATGTGGGATCGACCAAAAGCCTGGCCACGGGCCTGCCCATGGCGGGCATTTTGTTCGCAGGTCAGGATGTGTCGCTGCTGATCTTGCCGCTGATGCTGTTCCACATGACCCAGCTGGTCGTCTGCGCGGTGCTGTCGCAGCGCGTCAGGGTGTGA
- a CDS encoding asparaginase domain-containing protein: MLLIHTGGTIGMVPSLEGLMPGAGIVEAAVGKRARVVSFEPLLDSADVGPVHWNQLLDLIEAENGPVIITHGTDTMAFTGAALAQALAGWPHAVVLTGAMHPLGLQLDAEVNLELALAAEPGPGVWLAFAGQVMPADRLIKTDSQSDAAFRAGAPSDDVVPAWEKRRFAEKRLAVLTLSPGLPPDMVAAALGQLDAAVLRVFGAGTIPTNPALEAVLQAAGIPMRAVSSCENGGLTKGAYAAGAALWRVGVQNGGQETVEAALVNLWLQL, encoded by the coding sequence ATGTTGCTGATTCACACCGGTGGAACGATTGGTATGGTGCCCAGCCTAGAAGGGCTGATGCCCGGCGCTGGTATCGTCGAGGCTGCGGTGGGCAAGCGCGCGCGCGTTGTCAGCTTCGAACCGCTACTGGATAGCGCCGATGTCGGCCCCGTGCACTGGAACCAGTTGTTGGATTTGATCGAGGCCGAGAACGGCCCCGTCATCATCACCCACGGCACGGATACGATGGCCTTTACCGGCGCGGCGCTGGCGCAGGCGCTTGCGGGCTGGCCTCATGCTGTGGTGCTGACAGGCGCGATGCACCCGCTGGGGCTGCAACTGGATGCCGAAGTAAACCTTGAATTGGCGCTGGCGGCCGAGCCCGGCCCGGGGGTGTGGCTGGCCTTTGCCGGGCAGGTGATGCCTGCCGATCGGCTGATCAAAACCGACAGCCAAAGCGACGCCGCCTTCCGCGCCGGTGCGCCCAGCGATGACGTGGTGCCTGCGTGGGAAAAGCGCCGCTTTGCCGAAAAGCGGCTGGCGGTGTTGACGCTGTCGCCCGGTTTGCCACCCGATATGGTGGCGGCTGCGCTGGGGCAGCTGGATGCGGCGGTTCTGCGCGTTTTCGGGGCGGGGACGATTCCGACGAACCCCGCGCTCGAGGCCGTTCTGCAGGCGGCGGGGATTCCCATGCGGGCGGTGTCTAGCTGTGAAAACGGCGGCCTGACCAAAGGGGCCTATGCTGCTGGCGCGGCCCTGTGGCGCGTCGGCGTGCAAAATGGCGGGCAAGAGACTGTCGAGGCCGCGCTGGTGAACCTCTGGCTGCAATTGTGA
- a CDS encoding 3-phosphoshikimate 1-carboxyvinyltransferase has product MQDNQLSAMDITPPPQPLRGKVVPPGSKSITNRALLVAALSKGTSRMTGALTSDDTRHMANALRAMGVDVVAEGTTLTVTSSGVLRAPSEPLFLGNAGTAMRFLTAACAFVDGTVVLNGDEHMQRRPIAPLVKALTALGVDVSAPTGCPPVTINGGLSAPAGGVAEVKIDGSLSSQYVSALLMAAPAAPWPVRVQVGGDAIGSQGYVDITLAVMRAFGAEVQQEEGLSWLIQPTGYRATDYAIEPDASAATYLWAAEKMTGGAIDIGVAPAAMNQPDARAYDMIAQFPHFPAEIDGAQMQDAIPTLAVMAMFNAGPVRFTGLANLRVKETDRVRALSTELNRILPGLAVEERDDLIVHGDPALAGRHLPAAIFTYSDHRIAMSFALAGLKVTGIRILDPGCVSKTYPEYWRDMGALGLPLTPIT; this is encoded by the coding sequence ATGCAAGACAACCAGCTTTCAGCCATGGATATCACCCCGCCGCCGCAGCCGCTGCGCGGCAAGGTCGTGCCCCCGGGGTCGAAGTCGATCACCAATCGCGCGCTGCTGGTCGCGGCGCTGTCCAAAGGCACAAGCCGTATGACAGGCGCGTTAACCAGTGACGACACGCGCCACATGGCCAACGCCCTGCGCGCGATGGGGGTGGATGTTGTCGCTGAAGGCACGACGCTAACGGTCACATCGAGCGGCGTTCTGCGCGCACCATCCGAGCCACTGTTTTTGGGCAATGCCGGCACCGCGATGCGGTTCCTGACGGCGGCTTGCGCGTTTGTGGATGGCACGGTGGTGTTGAACGGTGACGAACATATGCAGCGCCGCCCCATCGCACCGCTGGTCAAGGCGCTGACGGCGCTGGGCGTCGATGTCAGCGCGCCGACGGGGTGTCCGCCCGTGACGATTAACGGCGGCCTGTCTGCGCCCGCTGGCGGCGTGGCCGAGGTGAAAATCGACGGCTCGCTTTCCAGCCAATACGTGTCGGCGCTGCTGATGGCTGCGCCCGCGGCCCCGTGGCCCGTGCGCGTGCAGGTGGGCGGCGATGCCATCGGATCGCAGGGCTACGTCGATATCACACTGGCGGTTATGCGCGCCTTTGGTGCCGAGGTGCAGCAAGAGGAAGGGCTGAGCTGGCTGATCCAGCCGACCGGATACCGCGCGACGGATTACGCGATCGAGCCTGATGCCTCGGCCGCGACCTACCTGTGGGCAGCCGAAAAGATGACCGGCGGCGCGATTGATATTGGCGTCGCGCCCGCCGCAATGAACCAGCCTGACGCGCGCGCCTATGATATGATCGCGCAGTTCCCGCATTTTCCGGCTGAAATCGACGGCGCGCAGATGCAGGACGCGATTCCGACGCTGGCCGTGATGGCGATGTTCAACGCCGGGCCCGTGCGCTTCACGGGCCTTGCCAACCTGCGCGTCAAGGAAACCGACCGCGTTCGTGCGCTTTCGACCGAACTGAACCGGATATTGCCGGGGCTTGCGGTCGAGGAGAGGGATGATTTGATAGTGCACGGTGACCCAGCACTGGCCGGTCGCCATTTGCCCGCCGCAATTTTCACCTATTCCGACCACCGCATCGCCATGAGCTTTGCGCTGGCAGGGTTGAAGGTGACGGGCATCCGTATTCTGGACCCGGGCTGTGTGTCGAAAACCTATCCCGAATACTGGCGCGATATGGGGGCCTTGGGCCTGCCGCTTACCCCCATCACCTGA
- a CDS encoding sulfate/molybdate ABC transporter ATP-binding protein, whose product MHIEIEELAKEFGTSRALHPVSLAAPSGALIALLGPSGSGKTTLLRILGGLEMPSSGRVRFDGQDATNMSVQDRRAGFVFQQYALFKHMTVFENIAYGLRARKRAERPTDAEIGRRVNRLLDLIQLPDIGTRYPSQLSGGQRQRVALARALAIEPRVLLLDEPFGALDAKVRKELRQGLRDIHDETGLTTIFVTHDQEEAMELADFVVVMSMGRIEQVGKPAEIRAKPASDFVRSFIM is encoded by the coding sequence ATGCATATCGAAATCGAAGAACTGGCCAAAGAATTCGGCACATCGCGGGCACTTCACCCAGTGTCTCTAGCGGCCCCCTCGGGTGCGCTGATAGCGCTGCTGGGGCCGTCAGGTTCGGGCAAAACGACGCTGCTGCGCATCTTGGGCGGGCTGGAAATGCCTAGTTCGGGGCGCGTCCGCTTTGACGGGCAGGATGCAACGAATATGTCGGTGCAAGACCGCCGCGCGGGGTTCGTGTTCCAGCAATATGCGCTGTTCAAGCACATGACGGTGTTTGAAAACATCGCTTACGGCCTGCGCGCACGCAAGCGCGCCGAACGCCCGACCGACGCCGAAATCGGGCGCCGCGTGAACCGCTTACTGGATCTGATCCAGCTACCCGATATCGGCACGCGCTACCCTAGCCAGTTGTCGGGCGGCCAACGCCAACGTGTGGCGCTGGCGCGCGCGCTGGCGATTGAACCGCGCGTTTTGCTGCTGGATGAGCCCTTCGGGGCACTGGATGCGAAAGTCCGCAAGGAACTGCGTCAGGGCTTGCGCGACATTCACGACGAAACCGGCCTAACCACCATCTTCGTCACGCACGACCAAGAGGAGGCCATGGAACTGGCCGATTTTGTCGTCGTCATGTCGATGGGCCGCATCGAGCAAGTTGGCAAGCCCGCAGAAATCCGCGCCAAACCGGCCTCGGACTTCGTGCGCAGCTTCATCATGTAA
- the cysW gene encoding sulfate ABC transporter permease subunit CysW: MSEQSHVTTEPRAVRWAILAVVLVLTAILLFAPLIAVFIEALSRGVGAAVASLGSEDARAAIKLTLIVTAITVPLNAIFGIAAAWAITKFDFPGKTLLITLIDVPFSVSPVVAGLALVLLFGANSALGAWFIANDMKIVFAFPGIVLATLFVTFPFVARELIPVMIEQGRSEEEAALTLGASGWRMFFTVTLPNIRWALLYGVLLCNARAMGEFGAVAVISGKIRGETTTMPIMIEMLYNEYMSVAAFSMAAVLALLALVTLALKSLMEWRYADVLKATRQH; encoded by the coding sequence TTGTCTGAGCAATCTCATGTGACAACCGAACCGCGCGCCGTCCGCTGGGCCATTCTGGCGGTGGTGCTGGTGCTGACGGCTATCTTGCTGTTCGCCCCGCTGATCGCCGTGTTCATCGAGGCCCTCTCGCGCGGGGTCGGCGCGGCCGTCGCCTCGCTGGGGTCGGAAGATGCGCGTGCGGCGATCAAGCTGACGCTGATCGTCACCGCGATCACCGTGCCGTTGAACGCCATTTTCGGCATCGCGGCCGCGTGGGCGATAACCAAATTCGATTTCCCCGGCAAAACGCTGCTGATCACCCTGATCGACGTACCGTTTTCAGTCTCGCCTGTTGTCGCGGGGCTGGCGCTGGTGCTGCTGTTCGGCGCGAATTCGGCGCTGGGGGCATGGTTCATCGCCAATGACATGAAAATCGTCTTCGCCTTCCCCGGCATCGTGCTGGCGACGCTGTTCGTCACCTTCCCGTTCGTCGCGCGGGAATTGATCCCCGTGATGATCGAACAGGGCCGATCCGAGGAAGAAGCCGCGCTGACGCTGGGCGCGTCTGGCTGGCGGATGTTCTTTACCGTGACACTGCCAAACATCCGTTGGGCGCTGCTGTATGGCGTATTGCTGTGCAACGCCCGCGCGATGGGCGAATTCGGCGCGGTCGCGGTAATTTCCGGCAAGATCCGCGGCGAGACGACGACCATGCCGATCATGATCGAAATGCTTTATAACGAATACATGTCCGTCGCCGCCTTTTCGATGGCTGCGGTTCTGGCGCTGCTTGCGCTGGTCACCCTTGCCCTGAAATCGCTGATGGAATGGCGTTACGCCGACGTCCTCAAAGCCACGCGCCAGCACTGA
- the cysT gene encoding sulfate ABC transporter permease subunit CysT, translated as MKVSLRRTPSPMPGFGLTFGVTLTMLSIVVLLPLAALLGRGFTVGLGELWTMVNSRRIWAALTLSFRVAFIAALINLVFGLLLAWVLVRYRFFGRKLIDAAVDLPFALPTAVAGIALTALYAPNGFFGQFLGQFGIRIAYTEIGIWIALVFIGLPFVVRTVQPVIEELERDVEEVSATLGASRFYTLRRVILPTLAPALLTGFALALARSVGEYGSVIFIAGNLPFQTEIAPLLIVIRLEEFNYDAAAAIGIAMLVISFAMLLVINGIQIWSRRRIGLV; from the coding sequence ATGAAGGTAAGCCTCAGGCGCACCCCCTCACCGATGCCAGGCTTCGGCCTGACATTCGGTGTGACCCTGACGATGTTATCCATCGTTGTCCTCTTGCCTCTGGCCGCGCTTTTAGGGCGCGGCTTTACTGTAGGCTTGGGTGAGCTTTGGACCATGGTAAATTCGCGGCGCATTTGGGCCGCTTTGACACTTTCATTTCGTGTGGCCTTTATTGCGGCCCTGATCAATCTGGTTTTCGGCCTGCTGCTGGCATGGGTTTTGGTGCGCTACCGCTTTTTCGGTCGCAAGCTGATTGACGCCGCAGTCGACCTGCCCTTCGCGCTGCCGACCGCCGTTGCCGGTATCGCGCTAACGGCGCTTTATGCACCGAACGGCTTTTTCGGGCAGTTCCTGGGGCAGTTCGGCATTCGCATCGCCTATACTGAAATCGGCATCTGGATCGCACTGGTGTTTATCGGGCTGCCTTTCGTCGTGCGCACCGTGCAACCCGTGATCGAGGAGCTGGAGCGCGACGTCGAGGAGGTCAGCGCCACGCTGGGTGCCAGCCGCTTCTACACCCTGCGCCGCGTCATCCTCCCCACATTGGCGCCCGCCCTGCTGACGGGCTTTGCCTTGGCGCTAGCGCGCTCGGTCGGGGAATATGGATCGGTCATCTTCATCGCGGGTAACCTGCCCTTCCAAACCGAAATCGCCCCCCTCCTCATCGTCATCCGGCTAGAGGAGTTCAATTACGATGCAGCGGCCGCCATCGGCATCGCCATGCTGGTGATTTCCTTTGCCATGCTGCTGGTGATCAACGGCATCCAGATCTGGAGCAGAAGGAGGATCGGTCTTGTCTGA
- a CDS encoding sulfate ABC transporter substrate-binding protein, which produces MYRTVRTGTHALAQGRFVRTLRDGRIEIDAGNRRIIGTALDANEAEQPSAFVRALSSLSLSRGFAWMAAAVGLSMAATAPAAPLHAQELLNVSYDPTRELYREYNELFAEWWTAQGNPAPTLRQSHGGSGGQARAVVDGLEAGVVTLALAADIDTISSMTGKIPADWQTRLPHNSSPYTSTIVFLVREGNPKDITDWDDLVRDDVEVITPNPKTSGGARWNFMAGWAWALKEFDGDETQVRDYMGQMLRNVPVLDTGARGATNTFVQRGLGDVLLAWENEAFLALAEQGEGAFDIIVPSVSILAEPPVSIVDGNLKTDADRALATAYLEHLYSPEAQALALKHYYRAWDTSAATAEDLARFPALDLVTIDELGGWAKVQPDFFGNGGIFDQIYEE; this is translated from the coding sequence ATGTATCGCACTGTTCGCACCGGAACCCACGCGCTCGCTCAGGGCCGCTTCGTCCGCACATTGCGCGACGGCCGGATTGAGATTGACGCAGGCAATCGCCGCATTATCGGCACCGCCCTTGACGCAAACGAGGCTGAACAACCCTCGGCTTTCGTGCGCGCGCTGTCCTCGCTCAGCCTGTCGCGCGGGTTTGCATGGATGGCGGCTGCCGTCGGCCTGTCGATGGCCGCAACTGCGCCCGCAGCCCCCCTGCACGCGCAAGAACTGCTGAACGTCAGCTATGACCCCACCCGCGAACTTTACCGTGAATACAACGAGTTGTTCGCCGAATGGTGGACCGCGCAGGGCAACCCTGCACCGACCCTGCGCCAATCGCATGGCGGATCGGGCGGCCAAGCCCGCGCAGTTGTCGACGGGCTGGAAGCGGGTGTCGTCACACTGGCACTGGCGGCTGACATCGACACGATCAGCAGCATGACCGGAAAAATTCCCGCCGACTGGCAGACCCGCCTGCCGCACAATTCGTCGCCCTACACTTCGACCATCGTGTTCCTTGTCCGCGAGGGTAACCCCAAAGATATCACCGACTGGGACGATCTGGTGCGCGATGATGTCGAAGTGATCACCCCCAACCCCAAGACATCGGGCGGGGCGCGCTGGAACTTCATGGCTGGCTGGGCGTGGGCGCTGAAAGAATTCGACGGCGACGAAACGCAGGTGCGCGACTACATGGGCCAGATGCTGCGCAACGTGCCGGTGCTGGATACCGGCGCACGCGGCGCGACCAACACCTTCGTGCAACGCGGCTTGGGCGATGTGCTGCTGGCTTGGGAAAACGAGGCGTTCCTTGCGCTGGCCGAACAAGGCGAAGGCGCGTTCGACATTATCGTCCCCTCGGTCTCGATCCTTGCGGAACCGCCGGTGTCGATCGTCGATGGCAACCTGAAAACCGACGCCGACCGCGCGCTGGCGACCGCTTACCTCGAGCATCTTTATTCGCCCGAAGCGCAGGCACTGGCGCTGAAACATTACTATCGCGCATGGGATACCTCGGCCGCGACAGCCGAAGATCTGGCCCGCTTCCCCGCACTTGATCTAGTCACTATTGACGAACTGGGCGGATGGGCCAAAGTTCAACCAGACTTCTTTGGAAACGGCGGAATTTTCGACCAAATTTACGAGGAATAA
- a CDS encoding 1-acyl-sn-glycerol-3-phosphate acyltransferase encodes MTQTVSVPLWLLILIVLFAAVTFASHFLFPSVRWFFRKRMERVVAQVNARLPRPIEPFKLAERHDMIQRLIYDPEVVAQVVEHARTNNMPEAVAFARARDYAREIVPAFSARVYFSLGLRIARWLSRTLYRVRVGGDAAAQFESLDPDATVIYVVNHRSNMDYILVTWLVSGSTTVSYAVGEWARVWPLSWLIRAMGAYFIRRRARGALYRRVLERYVQMATAGGVTQAFFPEGGLSLDGHQAKAKLGLFSYQVESYCPGMRNVVFVPVAINYDRILEDRFLIAADHSGIRKFRPPILRGLWAMASHLAQRMTLRFRGFGSATVAFGAPLSLAAAAPQGGAGMTQHIADILMARIRDVMPVTPVPLVARALLRIDAPTRAKLVAAVSADLARLQDTGAFLMRRGPTVIVDDALAILFERHIIRESGADLVVRGADTDVLRFYAASIEHHFGEGPAQPVEGVVPENEQQKLLVS; translated from the coding sequence ATGACCCAGACTGTTTCCGTTCCGCTTTGGCTGCTGATTCTGATTGTGCTATTTGCAGCGGTCACGTTTGCATCGCATTTTCTGTTTCCGTCCGTGCGCTGGTTTTTTCGTAAACGAATGGAACGGGTTGTCGCGCAGGTGAATGCGCGCCTGCCGCGCCCGATCGAGCCGTTCAAGCTGGCCGAGCGTCATGACATGATCCAGCGCCTGATCTACGACCCCGAGGTCGTCGCGCAGGTGGTTGAACATGCACGCACAAATAATATGCCCGAAGCCGTCGCGTTTGCGCGTGCACGTGATTATGCGCGCGAAATAGTGCCTGCTTTTTCAGCACGGGTCTATTTCTCGCTGGGGCTGCGAATCGCGCGCTGGCTGTCGCGCACGCTTTATCGGGTGCGGGTGGGGGGCGATGCGGCAGCGCAGTTCGAAAGCCTCGATCCTGATGCGACAGTCATCTACGTGGTCAATCACCGCTCGAACATGGACTATATTCTGGTGACGTGGCTGGTATCGGGGTCGACCACGGTATCCTATGCGGTGGGGGAATGGGCCCGCGTTTGGCCACTATCGTGGCTGATCCGCGCAATGGGGGCTTATTTCATCCGCCGCCGCGCGCGCGGGGCGCTTTATCGCCGCGTTTTGGAACGCTATGTCCAGATGGCGACGGCAGGCGGGGTTACACAGGCCTTCTTCCCCGAAGGCGGCCTGTCGTTGGACGGGCATCAGGCCAAAGCGAAGCTGGGTCTGTTTTCCTATCAGGTCGAGAGTTACTGCCCGGGGATGCGCAATGTCGTTTTCGTGCCGGTGGCGATCAACTACGATCGCATATTGGAAGATCGCTTTCTGATTGCGGCCGATCATTCGGGTATACGCAAATTCCGCCCGCCGATTTTGCGCGGCCTTTGGGCGATGGCCAGCCATCTGGCGCAGCGGATGACGCTGCGGTTTCGGGGCTTCGGCTCGGCCACAGTCGCCTTTGGCGCGCCGCTGTCGCTGGCGGCTGCCGCGCCGCAGGGCGGGGCCGGCATGACGCAGCACATTGCGGATATTCTGATGGCCCGCATTCGCGATGTGATGCCGGTGACGCCTGTGCCGCTGGTGGCGCGTGCCCTGCTGCGAATCGATGCACCGACGCGGGCAAAGCTGGTGGCTGCCGTCAGCGCCGATCTGGCCCGCCTGCAAGATACCGGTGCGTTCCTGATGCGGCGCGGCCCGACGGTGATCGTCGACGACGCGTTGGCCATTTTGTTCGAACGCCACATCATCCGCGAAAGCGGTGCCGATCTGGTGGTGCGCGGCGCCGACACCGATGTGCTGCGATTCTACGCCGCGTCGATCGAACACCACTTTGGCGAGGGGCCCGCTCAGCCGGTCGAGGGGGTGGTGCCCGAAAACGAACAGCAAAAGCTGTTGGTCAGTTAG